The segment ATATTTAGATCCTGTATCTAAGACTACACAAGCAACCAAAACAGTCACATCTCCACAACCATTTTACAGGTTAATAATCTAATCTCCAGTTGTATCTTTCCTGGGCATACCTTGCCATTAGATGCTCTTTTAAATGCTCTAAAGCTTCACACAAAGTTCTTGACCAGACCAAAATCTTTTTACAAAatggaaaaaagtaaaatacacATTTGTGAAGTAAGTTCAGATAGTTGGTTGAAACATATTACAAGCAACAAGAAGCACTACACAGGAGAACTTGAGCCAGTATACCACCTCAAAAATGAGAAAggaataatgaattaaattaaagttgCTTCCTTTCTTATCTGGttattatatattaacaatCAGTGCAAGGATTGGATATGACTAAGATGAGCAAAATGAGATGGACTCGGTAAATTATCATACTTGTATGATAGTAGTTGATTACTCCGAAATACGATAAACACAGTCAACAACACTCAAAACTGAAAGTGAAATGCAATAGAAAGAAAGCTTCTGCAGTAaaacaacaaattcatgtaGCAGCCTTGAAGAGAAACTATGAACCTTGATTCTGTATGTCCTTGGCTTCAACTCTTTACTTATATGAACTAGCTTCTGCTCATCCCTAGTCAACCTTGTCGAAATCTGATGCGGATGTAAAAGCCCTGGAGTATCAAACAACTTGGCATTCCTTGGAAGCACACCTTCTACCCTCAGTATTCCCAACGTAGTCCCCGGCACCGGTGCCTCTGTTAAATGACTTAGATTTCCACCTGAACACTTCCCTATTGCATTGATTAATGTGCTCTTTCCAGCATTTTGTGCTCCTACCGCCCAAATATGCCCTCTTGGCCCGGCCAGTCCCACTACATCATCAATCAAATTCTTCACTCCCCAATCCTTCACTGCACTAACCATATGTACACTCGTCAACTTAATCGCCCCACCCTCCCTTGCTCTTGTCCTAACCCAATGTTCAAGCCTAGTAGGTGACAATGAGCTAGGTAAAAGATCAATCTTTGTAACTACCAATACCATTCTAGGTACATTCCCTGATTTCCCCTCCTTCCACGCCCGCGAGTTCTCTTCAATTGTCCTAGAAACTAACTGAGCTACTTTCCTAGGAAAAGATCCATCGAAATCAGATGCATCAACCACCATCAAAACAACCGTCCTCGCTCCACTACTCGACATCAACCTCCTCCCAACAGTatgatcaaaatcaaaatcaggcAACAAATTCTCCACACTTGGATCCTTAACCTTCCCATAATGCCTCAAACTATGACACCTAGCACAAACAACTGGCTTTTCACCTTTCACCCCTAgtttttcaacattttcttgattttcatgTTCTACATCCTCATTAAGTAAACCCCTTTTCAGAGAAAACGATATCTCAGGCTCATCAACAACTGGATTCTTGTTAATGGGTGTTTTATAATTTAGGGGTTTAACacaaggcttgatgaaataccCTGGTTGTTTTTGGTCAGAATCTTGAATTTTAACACCACAACCAGGGCAAACAACATCAGAAATGGATTCCTCAAAATTCCCATCTCTAGAAACTGGtaaagattggatttttataGGTGTAGAGAAGTTTCTGAAGCTGAACAAGAATGAAGGGACAAGGGTTTTAGCAGGGTTTTGGGTATAAACATTTTCAAGAACTGGAGGAGAAGAGTTTGGTATAGGATTTTTGTGTGTATATGCTGAGAGAGAAAGtggaaaaatcaattttttcaactttgatgaagaaattgatCTGATTATCATTGTTCTTTGATTGATTTTCTGGTAATCTAAGGTTGTTGTCAAAGAGTTTAAGAGGCATTTGTACCCTTTTTTGAGGTTTAAGGATTTTGTTGTTCTCTTTGGGCTGTCTAACTAGCTAGGGTTCattgaaaattaaattcattgaaaattttaattttcaagacGTAAATTGGTCtagataaattttttatgacGAGCTCGATAGCTTGATCAAAGATAGAATATAAAACGtttcaaatttgagaaattcATTAGGGAAATTTGTGCTCAACATATGAATCCTTTTTCGTGATAAAAgggttttgaatttgaaaaattcattAGGGAAATTTGTGCTCGACCAACTGAGTTAttcttatgaatttttatttgtgaTGATTTCGAGAAGGGTGTGtattcaatattaaaatttagtattttgaaagaatataatttaatttgaacgaataaaattgatttgatttaatttttttcttttctttttgacttaattattttttatttattggatCACatcagaaaaaataatataaatctaatatattttaattgaaatgatagacattaatatatttgatttttgaattttcgtATTTTGAAACAGTATCATTCAatctgaataaaaataaatttgatttattttttttaatttcttgatttagcttaattttttagtaattagatcatgtcacaaaaaaaaacacatgaatcttatataatttaattgaataatggatataacatatatattactAATAAGGGAGAATTACATTTTTGATAGTGATGgtaaatttcaaaatcaaactttttaagtttatttgaaatgaaatttaaaaaacaaatacttTAAGTTTACACGTCTTTCACTCTTTCAAAACACTTGAAATCAATGGTGTCCAAAATACCCCAGCCAAATAAGAGAGTCGAGAAGAATACAACTAAGTAATTAGGATCACAATTCCAACCTTTGTCGGGAAACCTTCCCTCGTAGTGCTCCAAGTCAAATAAGAGAGacgaaaaaaatttcaatcagAATCACAATTTCAACATTGGTTAATTCACTTTATTAGTCTCccaagccaaaaaaaaaagggggcaAGAAGAATGTAACTATCTAATCAACATCACAATTCCGACCTTTATCGGTCAATCTACCTTTTAGTGGTGCTCCAAGTCAAATAAGAGAGTTGAGAAGAATATAACTATCTAATCAACATCAAAATTCCAACCTTATTGGTCGATCTACCCTAATAGTAGTGCCCCAAAACAAATAAGAGAGACGAGTAGAATACAACTATCTAATCAACATCACATTAGGAGAGACGAGAAGAATGCACCTATCTAATCAACATCACAATAAGAGATGAGACGAATGCAATTATCTAATCAATATCATAATTCTGACCTTTATTGGTCGGTATGCC is part of the Solanum lycopersicum chromosome 1, SLM_r2.1 genome and harbors:
- the LOC101256211 gene encoding GTP-binding protein BRASSINAZOLE INSENSITIVE PALE GREEN 2, chloroplastic, which produces MIIRSISSSKLKKLIFPLSLSAYTHKNPIPNSSPPVLENVYTQNPAKTLVPSFLFSFRNFSTPIKIQSLPVSRDGNFEESISDVVCPGCGVKIQDSDQKQPGYFIKPCVKPLNYKTPINKNPVVDEPEISFSLKRGLLNEDVEHENQENVEKLGVKGEKPVVCARCHSLRHYGKVKDPSVENLLPDFDFDHTVGRRLMSSSGARTVVLMVVDASDFDGSFPRKVAQLVSRTIEENSRAWKEGKSGNVPRMVLVVTKIDLLPSSLSPTRLEHWVRTRAREGGAIKLTSVHMVSAVKDWGVKNLIDDVVGLAGPRGHIWAVGAQNAGKSTLINAIGKCSGGNLSHLTEAPVPGTTLGILRVEGVLPRNAKLFDTPGLLHPHQISTRLTRDEQKLVHISKELKPRTYRIKVGHSVHIGGLMRLDVEELSIDSVYVTVWASPLIPLHMGRTENVSTMLEEHFGRQLQPPIGEGRPEELGKWLKREFHVNGNMWDSSSVDIAASGLGWFAIGLKGEAKLGVWTYDGVDVIVRNALLPNRSYDFEVAGFTVSKIVSTADRSSNKQRRDDKKRKLSDSTAEKPAKPSTVDVASTTC